Part of the Gilliamella sp. wkB7 genome is shown below.
TAACCGTGAACAACACCACCAGGGCTTTCTAGTTTAATGACGACTTGATCTTCTGGTTTGATAATAGCAAGAATGGCTGTGATCTCTTGACGTAACTCTTCAACCTCATGTGCATCCATACTACCGTTAAATGATAAAACAAACAGCTTAGGTTTGACACCATTGGCGGTTGCAATCTTTGTTTGTGTGTTAGAGTTATCATCAATGTTTGCACCAGCAACTTGGTTACTATTTTTATCCTGTTTCTGTTTCTGTTTTTGTTTGATGGCTAATTTTGCCTGCTTTTTCTCAAATTTTTTCTGTTTTTTAAGATCTTTCGTATATTGCTTAGCTTCAAGTTCATCCATGCTCGACATCAATATATCATCTTTAATTTGCTCATATTCCTGACTAATGTCTTTAACAGATAAACGTCCCGCAACGGTTGATAATTTGCGACGTTGACTTAATATAAAAATAAGAATAGACAAAATAGCAATTACCACTGTTGCTGTTTCTGCCAAGAAGAGAGCATACTGTGAAAACCAATTCATTTAACAATTTTCCTTTGATTGAATGTATTGCATTATTATAACAATATAATTAAGAATTGTGCCGAAAATCGACAAAGATAAAATTGTCGCTTTATTCGGCAATTTAAATTATTTATACTGATACTTCAAAATTATAATTAAATGAGAATTACTATGTCCTTACGTCCAATTACTGAAATTGCAGAGCAATATAATATTCCTGAACAATACGTTTTACCTTATGGTAAACATGTCGCAAAAATCGATTTATCTATTCTTAAATCAAATCAAAACAAACCAAAAGGTAAATTGATATTAGTTACCGCCATTACCCCAACCCCTCTTGGTGAAGGTAAAACCGTTAATACAATTGGACTGAGTGAAGGATTAAATTACATTGGTAAAACAGCCATAGCCTGTATTCGTCAACCAAGTTTAGGTCCGGTGTTTGGTGTAAAAGGTGGTGCTGCCGGTGGTGGTCAGGCCGAAGTTTTACCTATGGAAACGTTAAATTTACATTTAACTGGTGATATTCACGCTATCACTGCGGCTCATGATTTGGCATCAGCTGCATTAGATGCACGCCTTTATCATGAAGAACGTTTGGGCGATGAGTTTACTGCACAAACGGGTTTACAACGTTTAAATATTGATGTTAATCGTATTGTTTGGAAACGTGTTATCGATCATAATGATCGTGCATTACGTCATATCAATGTTGGCGTTGGTGGTGGTGTAAATGGTATTGAACGCCGTGATGGTTTTGAAATTACTGCTGCATCAGAACTGATGGCAATTTTAGCATTAGCGTCTGATTTACATGACATGCGTGCTCGTATTGGTCGAATTATTTTAGCCTATAATACTCAAGGTGAACCTATTACCGCAGAACAACTTGAAGTTGCTGGTGCAATGACGGTACTATTAAAAAATGCCATCAATCCGAATTTAATGCAAACCGTCGAACATACCCCTGTATTAATTCATGCCGGACCTTTTGCTAATATTGCCCATGGTAACTCTTCTGTGATTGCTGATCGCATTGCTTTGCAACTTGCTGATTATGTTATTACTGAAGCTGGATTTGGATCGGATATGGGTATGGAAAAATTCTTCAATATCAAATATCGTCAAGCAGGTATCAAAGCATCTTGTGTGGTGTTAGTTGCAACCGTACGCAGCCTTAAATCAAACAGTGGTAAATATAACATTAAACCAGGACAAGCCATTCCAAAAGAGATATCAGAATCGAATGTCGAACTACTCGAAATTGGTGCCGCTAACTTAGCATGGCATATTAACAATGCGAAAAGTTATGGTTTACAGGTGATTGTTGCTATCAACCGTTTTCCTCATGATAGTGATGAAGAACTTGCTTTCTTACAAAAATATGCCATTGAACATGGTGCGTTTGCTTGTGAAGTTAGTGAAGTATTTACCCAAGGCGGTAAAGGTGCTGAAAAACTGGCACACCATGTTATTAAAGCGTGTGATATGCCAAGTGAAATTAAGCTACCTTATCCAGATAACATGCCTTTAATCGATAAAATTCAAACAATGGTAAAAAAATATGGTGCCAACAAAGCGAATCTTTCTGAAAAGGCGCTCGAAAATATCAAAGAGATTGAAGCATTAAAACTGGATCATCTACCTCTTTGTATTGCCAAAACCCCCATGTCAATCAGTGCTGATGCGAATTTAAAAAATGTACCAACTGATTTTGATGTTGATATCAGTCATTTAGCGATTTCTGCTGGTGCTGGATTTATTCGCGTTTATGCTGGTAATGTTATGACGATGCCGGGACTTGGTACTAATCCAGCTTATCGACAAATTGATATTGACAAGGATGGTAATATTGTAGGTTTAAGTTAATGCAAGAAGTTATTATGCAAACCAAACAACAATATAAAGCTTTTATTGATGAAGAAAATTGTATTGGCTGTGGCAAATGTATTCGCGTTTGCCCGACCGATGCCATTGTCGGCAGTAAACAAGTATTACACACCATATTACCGCAGTTATGTACTTCGTGCAGTAATTGCATCAATACTTGCCCAACAGACTGTATTACATTAAGTACCTTAGGTACAGCGCTAAGTGAAAATGAAGAATTACAACTCACTGAGAAAAAACAGCAACGATTAAATTACAATCAACTTGTGCCACCAACCATACTATTTCCGCGCACAATGGCTGTTAATCACAGTAACCAAACGAGTCAACAAGATCGTAAACAATCTATTGCTGATGCGATTGCCAGAGTTAAAGCAAAAAAAAACCTCGCTAAATAGCGAGGTTTTTTATTCAGTAATTATAACCTGTTATTGATTCATTACAGATTATTCACCAAGGTTAGTCTTTATTATTGTTTCTAAACGCACGTTTACGATCATTCTCAGTTAAATGACGTTTACGTAAACGGATAGACAGTGGTGTTACTTCAACTAATTCATCATCATCAATAAATTCTAACGCTTGTTCCAATGACATTTTAACTGGTGGTGAAAGTGTTGTTGCTTCATCAGTACCTGATGCACGCATATTAGTTAATTTCTTACCTGTTAAACAGTTAACGGTTAAATCATTTGAACGTGTATGAATACCAATAATTTGACCTTCATAAACTTCAGCACCATGACCTAAGAATAATTTACCACGATCTTGCAAGCTATAAAGCGCATAAGCTAGTGCTTTACCCGTACCGTTTGAAATCATAACACCATTAATTCGTTGACCAATTTCGCCTGGGCGTACATCGTCATAATGACTAAAGGTAGAATAAAGCAAACCAGTACCAGATGTCATCGTCATAAATTCAGTTCTAAAACCGATAAGACCACGGCTTGGAATGACATAATCTAAACGCACACGACCTTTACCATCAGGTAACATATTGGTTAGATCACCTTTACGTAAACCAAGTGCTTCCATCACAGAACCTTGATGTTGTTCTTCAATATCAAGAGTTACTTGTTCAAATGGTTCTTGTCTTTTACCGTCGATCTCTTTGAAGATTACTTTAGGACGAGAAACCCCAAGTTCATAACCTTCACGGCGCATATTTTCAATTAACACTGATAAGTGTAATTCACCACGACCAGACACTCTAAATGCATCAGGATCTGGTGTTTCTTCAACTCGAAGTGCCACATTATGTACAAGCTCTTTCTTCAAGCGCTCAAGGATTTGGCGAGAAGTTACAAATTTACCTTCTTTACCTGCAAACGGCGAGCTATTAACATTAAAGAACATCGTAACAGTTGGTTCATCAACGGTTAATGGAGGTAGCGCTTCAACACAACTGTTATCACAAATCGTGTCAGAAATACCTAATTCACCAAGACCAGTTAACGCAATAATATCGCCCGCTTCGGCAACTTCTGCTTCATAACGTTGTAAGCCTAAATGACCTAGTACTTGCCCAACTTTACCAGTACGTTTATTACCTTCACTATCAACAATAGTTACTTGTTGATTTGGTTTTACGCGACCACGTTTGATTCGACCAATACCAATTACCCCAACATAATTATTGTAATCAAGTTGAGAAATTTGCATTTGGAATGGTCCATCTAAATCAACTTTTGGTGGCTCAACATGTTTAACGATTGCTTCAAATAATGGCGTCATATCTTCAGCCATATCTTCATGATCTAAACCAGCGATCCCCATTAATGCAGAAGCATAAACAATAGGGAAATCGAGCTGTTCGTCAGTTGCACCTAAATTTACAAACAGATCGAATACTTGATCAACAACCCAATCAGGACGAGCGCCCGGACGGTCAACTTTATTAATAACCACAATTGGTTTTAAACCATAAGCAAACGCTTTTTGCGTTACAAAACGGGTTTGAGGCATTGGTCCATCCATCGCATCAACTAACAGTAATACTGAGTCGACCATTGACATAACACGTTCAACTTCACCACCAAAATCAGCATGGCCTGGGGTATCAACGATATTGATACGATAATCGTTCCAGTCAATTGCTGTATTTTTAGCTAAAATAGTAATACCACGCTCTTTTTCAAGCGCATTAGAATCCATTATACGTTCGTTGTCGTCACCACGCAGATTATCTAGCGTACCTGACTGTTTTAATAATTTATCAACCAAAGTTGTTTTACCATGGTCAACGTGCGCAATAATGGCAATATTTCTTAAATTTTCAATCACAATTAAAATCCCAATTAGGAGATAGATTCTTTAGGCGCGATATTGTACACCTTTTTAGCCCAAATGTTGATCTATATCACAAAGTTTATTTAAAAGAGCATTATCATTTGATAAAGTCAGAAAAATAATAATCTATTTTGACAAGAAGTTTCAGGTTAACTACACGTTTGAGTATAAAATAGTGCTGCAAATTGATCGACTTTAGCCCAATCAGTATATTCAATGATAGGTTTAGTCACATCTGTATCACCTTTACCTAACCACATAATGAAACGAACCATATTACGGTCAAACCAATTATATTTTGGATAATAAAGGGCTCCAGCAAAAACGGCTTTAATGGTTGGTTGCCATGAAATTTTAGCTAAGAATTTTCTTGTATATGAATTCGTTTCAGGGGTATTTTTATGCGGCTTTCTGGCTACAACATTCACACCAAAAAAGCCTGATCTCATTTTATTTAATTGCTGATAATTATCATCAATAAATTTTTTCATTACTTTACTATAAAATCCATAACGAATAGAACAACCCAACAAAACGGCTTGGTACTTGGTAAGATCGATATTAGTACTAGGTAAAAGCTCAATCACATCACAATCACATTTACTGGCTAGTTGATTTTCGATGCGCTGCATAATTTTAAATGTTTGCTTTTCGTGAGTAGTATAGAGTAATAAAACTTTCATTTTTTAAATTTCCTTTTAAAGGGTTTATACCTGCCTCTTTTTAATTCATTTGATAGTGGTTAACTGATTATAAGGATTGCAAGCGTAAACTATTATATATAAACATTGAAAATTAATCAGTATTTTATCTGTAGTTATATCATCACAACTCAGTAAGTACGACTAACTTGATTCCCCTTTTTGGGAATTTATTATCTTTTTTGTTTAAAAAGTAGAATATAGATTGGAACAATTTTCAATTGATACATGGATTGAGGTTATCGGTTGTTTGAGCGTTAGCCAAGCATTTTAGATAAGTTATAATAACTTTCTTATCGTCCTTATCGTTTTTTATATAACTTTGGATAGATCTTAATGGAAACAACCTCCATTGCTTTTTTATTAGTCATCTAAATATTGCCTCTATTTTTTATCGAAATTGAAATCTCGACTTAAGTCTTGAATCTATATTGATAATATTTTTTAGAATCTAATTTCACAATTAAAAGAGATAATAATAAAACTACATCTAACTTTTTTTATGATAAAAATTAATAAATTGTGGATGATTTAATAAAAAACTTTGATTATAGTATTATGCTAATTTAACCTGAGCGGAAATAAATATGGCAATTTCAACCCCAAAACTTAGTGCAATTATTTTGGCGGCAGGAAAAGGCACGCGGATGTATTCCAACCTTCCTAAAGTTTTACATAAAATCGGCGCGAAACCGATGCTTCAACATGTAATTGATACAGTTAAACAACTTAACACCAATCGCATCAATATTGTTTATGGTCATGGTAAACAACAGCTTGAAAATGCGCTTAAAGATCAACCTGTACAATTGGTTTATCAAGCTCAGCAGCTTGGTACTGGGCATGCAGTACAACAAGCTATTCCCTATATTGAAGATGACGAAGATATCTTAATTTTATATGGTGATACTCCACTTATATCACTACCAACCCTAAAAAATTTAATTGCGAGTAAACCCAAACAAGGTATTGCGTTACTGACCGTTATACTTGATGACCCTACTGGTTATGGGCGTATTGAGCGAAAAGATGGCAAGGTTATTGCGATTGTTGAGCAAAAAGATGCTTCGCCAGAGCAGCAAAAAATTAATGAAGTCAATACTGGCATTATGTTGGTGACAGGCAAACTGTTAAAAAACTGGCTAGCACGCTTAACCAATGATAACGCCCAAAAAGAGTATTATTTGACTGATGTTATTGCTTTTGCTTATCAGGACGGTTACGAGATATTAACCTCTCACCCAATAAAACAATTCGAAGTTGAAGGTGTGAATAATCGATTACAGTTAGCCACATTAGAACGACACTATCAACATCAACAAATACAAAACTTATTACTAGCCGGGGTCACACTACTTGATCCAAACCGTTTTGATTTACGTGGCACATTGACTCATGGCAAAGATGTGGTAATTGATTGTAACGTCATTATTGAAGGTGATGTAAAGCTGGGCAACAACGTTATTATTGGTGCAGGTTGTATCTTAAAAGATTGCTGCATTGATGATGATTCAATTATAAGCCCATACAGCATAATTGAACATTCAACCATTGCACAGCAATGTACCATCGGGCCTTTCGCACGATTAAGACCGGGTTCAGAACTTGACGAACAAGTACACGTTGGCAATTTTGTTGAACTTAAAAAAGCGCACTTAGGTAAAGCAACCAAAGCAGGACACTTAAGTTATCTTGGCGATAGTGAAATCGGTAGCAATGTCAATATTGGAGCCGGCACTATTACCTGTAATTACGATGGTGCCAATAAATTTAAAACGATTATTGAAGATGATGTATTTGTGGGTTCAGATACCCAGCTCATTGCCCCTGTTAAAGTTGGTAAAGGTGCAACCATCGCGGCAGGTACCACTGTTACCAACAATGTTAATGATAACGACTTAGTCGTAAGCAGAGTTAGACAAAAGCAATTTAGTGGTTGGAAACGTCCAACCAAAGTAAACAACGAGGGATAAATTATGTGTGGTATTGTTGGTGCTGTGACCAAACGTGAAATTGCTGAAATATTATTAGAGGGTTTAAAACGATTAGAGTATCGCGGTTATGATTCTGCGGGGCTTGCCATTATATCACCAGAAGGCGAACTGCAACGCGTTCGTCGCGTTGGCAAAGTTCAAACCCTGAAAGATGCTGTGGAAGCGCACCCACTGAAAGGTTCAATCGGTATTGCTCACACCCGCTGGGCAACACATGGTGAACCAGCCGAACATAATGCCCATCCACATGTTTCTGGATTTATTACTGTGGTGCATAACGGTATTATTGAAAACTTTGAACCGTTACGAGAACAACTTATTGCTAAAGGTTACCAGTTCCGTTCTGAAACCGATACTGAAGTTATTGCTCATCTAATTCATGACATCATTGCCACTGAAGATTGCTCATTATTTGAAGCTGTACAAAAAGCTATACCACAACTACGTGGAGCTTATGGTACGGTGATAATGGACACTCGTAATCCTGATATATTAGTCGCTGCGCGTTCAGGTAGCCCATTAGTCATTGGTTGTGGTATGGGCGAAAATTTCATTGCCTCAGATCAACTTGCATTACTACCGGTTACACGTCAATTTATCTTTTTAGAAGAAGGTGATATTGCCCTCATTAGTCATGATACAATCACAATTTTAGATAAGAATTATCAGCAAGTCACCCGTCCTCGTATTGAATCCGATGCCAGATACGATGCGGGTAGCAAAGCAGGTTACAACCACTATATGCAAAAAGAGATATACGAACAACCTAATGCCATAAAAAATACCCTTGAAGGTCGCATGGCACACGGTAAAGTGGATTTATCTGAATTAGGAGACCATGCCGAAAATATTTTAAAACAGGTTGAACATATACAAATTGTCGCATGTGGCACCGCCTATAATGCGGGTATGGTTGCTCGCTATTGGTTCGAGGCATTAGCAGGTATTCCTTGTGATGTCGAAATAGCTTCAGAATTCCGCTATCGCAACCCAGCACGTCGAAAAAACAGCCTATTTATCACTTTATCGCAATCAGGCGAAACTGCTGACACTTTAGCTGCGCTAAGGCTAGCGAAAGAAAACAACTACCTAAGTACACTCGCGGTTTGTAATGTGGCAGCCTCAACCCTTGTACGTGAAGCTGAATTAGTACTATTAACTAAAGCTGGGGTAGAAATAGGCGTTGCATCCACAAAAGCATTTACGACTCAATTAACGGTATTGCTGTTATTAGTTGCTAAATTAGGACGCCTAAATGATATGGCAGAAAGCACCGAGCAAGCCATTATGCACGCCTTACAGACCTTACCAAATCGTATTGAACAAGTATTAATGTGTGAACCGCAAATTAAAAAACTAGCAAGCGATTTTGTTAATAAGCATCACACCCTATTCTTAGGACGAGGCGATCAATACCCAATCGCCATGGAAGCATCACTAAAACTAAAAGAAATCTCATACATTCATGCCGAAGCCTATGCTGCTGGTGAACTCAAGCACGGCCCTTTAGCATTAATTGATGCAGATATGCCAGTAATCGTTATGGCTCCTACTAACGAAATGTTGGAAAAACTAAAATCCAACATTGAAGAAGTCCGCGCCCGTGGTGGTCAACTTTATGTATTTGCTGAGCAAGATGCAGGCTTTGTCAGCGACGACACCATGCATATCATCAATTTACCTCATATTGAACAGATCACTGCGCCAATCTACTACACGGTACCAACCCAATTATTGGCTTACCATGTTGCATTAATCAAAGGCACAGACGTCGACCAACCAAGAAATCTAGCAAAATCGGTAACGGTTGAGTAAATTTGCTAAATAAAATTTGAGAACTTAGTTTATAGTTTTGATATCAAATTAAAACTCACGTTCTCAAATTCACTCATTAAAAACTATGAATAATAACCCTCTTTTGTTGATAAAACTGTCAGAATTCACTTACCAATAACTTGCTAATTCTTTCAAACAAAAATTGGTTAACTTAATAAATCTAATTTTTATTCTGTATAAAAATTAGATTTATTTTTGTTAAAACAGATATAAAATAATATTCTTATTGGGATGTTTTGTTGAAAGGAAAGGAAGAAATGAGTGAAGTAGAAATGAATAGATTAATATTAATTGGAAATGGGTTTGATTTGGCACATGGATTGAAAACATCCTTTAATGATTTTATTGATTATTATGTTTCCGAATTTTTAAATTTATACAACGATTATGAAGACAATAAATTAAGTGAAAATATTTTTATTAAAAAAGGATTAATTTCTTATGATTTTATAAAATCCGTTCAAATAGCAATTCAAAATTTAAGGAATCTATTTGCCCATCTTCAACAAAACACTGACGAAATAAAAACTTTTGATGAATTATTTGATAAAGAATTTCATGACAGATTAGATAACAATTTATCATTTATAGATAATATTAAACATCCAACGGATCAAATAAACGATCATTATCCCTCTGATGAAAACAAAAAAGCTGAAGATAATGTAGCAAAAATTCTTGAATTAATTAAATCTAGTAAATCGTCTAATAATGTTTTGTCTGATTTATACTATATCAGCAGTTCAGTTTATAATTATTATACACTAAATCAAATTGACAATAAACCTTGTTTAAAACAATGTGATGAATCCTTATTATTCACAAAAAACAAGCTTTTTGAAAAAATATTTTATAATTATAATTTTAATAAAAACTGGGGTGGCATTGAACATGAGTTTTATCAAACTTTGCTTGATGTTGAGGAATTTTATAGAGAAGAAAAAATATTAGATAAAATAGATAAACTAAATAAAGAATTTGAAAATATAATTGATTGTTTTATTTATTATATGACATCGGTTGTATCTAAGCAAGAGACTAAAATTTTATCAAAAATTGCCAAACATCTTATGCAACCGGTAAATGACGACGAATTATCTACTCAATTTAGAGATCGAATTGGTCAACAGCCTATTGTGATAAAAGAACATATGTTTCTGAGTTTTAATTATACCAATACGATAGAGAAATATATAGCCCAAAGTTCAGTAAACGTTGAAGAAAAACATGTTCAAATACATGGCAGACTAGAAGATTCTGCTAGTAAAATTATCTTTGGTTATGGTGACGAATTAGATAGTTCATATAAAGAACTTGAAGATAAAAATGACAATCGATATTTAAAATATTTAAAATCATTACATTATTTGGATACAGACAATTATCAAAAATTATTAGATTTTTTAGAACAAAATAAGTATCAAGTCTATATATGGGGACACTCTTGTGCGACTTCTGACCGTGTTTTACTGCAAACAATATTTGAACATGAAAACTGTGTCAGCATTAAACCTTTTTATTATCAAGATGAAAAAGGAAATGATAATTTTGAGGATTTATATAAAAATATCAGCCGACATTTTACTGATAAAAATAAATTAAGAGATTTGGTAGTAAATAAAAAATATTGTGAACCACTAACCTAAATTAAGTTATTCATTAGGAATTTTTACTATTAAAAGCTTTGCTAAAATTAAAAAATAGTTTTTTATAATCACCAATCCAAAAGACTTTATTCAGTCATCGAATTATTTAATGATCTGTTTTTTTTTGTACAAAAAGCAATAAAACAGATCATACTGCAATGTTTTTAGTTTAAGCATAAAAAATTTTTTATTATATAGATGAGTCAATATTTTTTGCCCATTAAAAATAAATTATTTTAAAAAATATAATTAACCTTTATTTTAAATAAAATAAATTATAAATCAATTTGTTATATAAAAAAATTAATGAGACATTAGAAAAATAATTAATGAAAACTAATCATTAGTCCATTAAAGGTTTATTAATACTCGTAGCAATAATTATTTCGTTAGTCTGTTATTTTTTCTTAAATTTACAGCTATTGGGGATTGTTAGAATCTTTATTGTTACTTAAATAAATTATATTTCTGCAAAAAAGAAGAAGCACAATTTAAAGAAGTATTAAAAAATAATATAAATGACAAATGCCCGTTGCATACCTCAAAAAAACAATTTGAAATTAGCACAAGCAATTTTTGATTAACCATCAATAAAGAAAATTACAATCAAAAGCAAATTAAGCCGATAATAGTTTAATTATTATGAATTATCATCCATTAAAATCAAACAAACATCAAAAACCATTAGCATAAAACTTATGCCAAACTTCCCTAAACGCATTTAACTGCTTTATAAGTGTGATCTAAATCACAAAATCATAAAATACCCCACCTTTTGAAGTGTGATGAAAGTCACATTTACTAATTTTTTTAGATGAATCTGGTTAATAAATACCTCTACAATAACAGCATCATGATTATATCAATCAACAAGGAAAGATTAATTTTATGACAACATCAAACATTAAATTAAAGGTCCAAAACTTTGGGCGATTCTTAAGTAATATGGTGATGCCTAATATCGGGGCTTTTATTGCTTGGGGATTTATTACCGCAATTTTTATTCCAACAGGTTGGTATCCTAATGAAAATGTTGCCAAACTTGTTGCCCCAATGATTACGTATTTATTACCATTATTAATTGGATACAGTGGCGGTAAATTAGTTCATGGCGAACGCGGAGGCGTTGTTGGTGCCATAACAACCATGGGTGTGGTTGTTGGTGCATCAATTCCAATGTTCTTAGGCGCAATGATTGTTGGCCCATTAGGCGGCTGGATGATTAAACAATTTGATAAAGCCGTAGACGGTAAAATCAAAAGTGGCTTTGAAATGTTAGTAAATAATTTTTCAGCAGGTATTATCGGTATGCTCCTTGCTTTACTGTCATTCTTTGCCATTGGACCTTCAGTAGTTGTCGCATCTAGTGTACTGGCGAGTGGCGTTGACTTTATGGTACAACATAATTTATTACCACTTACCTCTATTATTGTTGAACCAGCAAAAA
Proteins encoded:
- a CDS encoding formate--tetrahydrofolate ligase, yielding MSLRPITEIAEQYNIPEQYVLPYGKHVAKIDLSILKSNQNKPKGKLILVTAITPTPLGEGKTVNTIGLSEGLNYIGKTAIACIRQPSLGPVFGVKGGAAGGGQAEVLPMETLNLHLTGDIHAITAAHDLASAALDARLYHEERLGDEFTAQTGLQRLNIDVNRIVWKRVIDHNDRALRHINVGVGGGVNGIERRDGFEITAASELMAILALASDLHDMRARIGRIILAYNTQGEPITAEQLEVAGAMTVLLKNAINPNLMQTVEHTPVLIHAGPFANIAHGNSSVIADRIALQLADYVITEAGFGSDMGMEKFFNIKYRQAGIKASCVVLVATVRSLKSNSGKYNIKPGQAIPKEISESNVELLEIGAANLAWHINNAKSYGLQVIVAINRFPHDSDEELAFLQKYAIEHGAFACEVSEVFTQGGKGAEKLAHHVIKACDMPSEIKLPYPDNMPLIDKIQTMVKKYGANKANLSEKALENIKEIEALKLDHLPLCIAKTPMSISADANLKNVPTDFDVDISHLAISAGAGFIRVYAGNVMTMPGLGTNPAYRQIDIDKDGNIVGLS
- a CDS encoding AbiH family protein, producing the protein MNRLILIGNGFDLAHGLKTSFNDFIDYYVSEFLNLYNDYEDNKLSENIFIKKGLISYDFIKSVQIAIQNLRNLFAHLQQNTDEIKTFDELFDKEFHDRLDNNLSFIDNIKHPTDQINDHYPSDENKKAEDNVAKILELIKSSKSSNNVLSDLYYISSSVYNYYTLNQIDNKPCLKQCDESLLFTKNKLFEKIFYNYNFNKNWGGIEHEFYQTLLDVEEFYREEKILDKIDKLNKEFENIIDCFIYYMTSVVSKQETKILSKIAKHLMQPVNDDELSTQFRDRIGQQPIVIKEHMFLSFNYTNTIEKYIAQSSVNVEEKHVQIHGRLEDSASKIIFGYGDELDSSYKELEDKNDNRYLKYLKSLHYLDTDNYQKLLDFLEQNKYQVYIWGHSCATSDRVLLQTIFEHENCVSIKPFYYQDEKGNDNFEDLYKNISRHFTDKNKLRDLVVNKKYCEPLT
- the glmU gene encoding bifunctional UDP-N-acetylglucosamine diphosphorylase/glucosamine-1-phosphate N-acetyltransferase GlmU, translating into MSTPKLSAIILAAGKGTRMYSNLPKVLHKIGAKPMLQHVIDTVKQLNTNRINIVYGHGKQQLENALKDQPVQLVYQAQQLGTGHAVQQAIPYIEDDEDILILYGDTPLISLPTLKNLIASKPKQGIALLTVILDDPTGYGRIERKDGKVIAIVEQKDASPEQQKINEVNTGIMLVTGKLLKNWLARLTNDNAQKEYYLTDVIAFAYQDGYEILTSHPIKQFEVEGVNNRLQLATLERHYQHQQIQNLLLAGVTLLDPNRFDLRGTLTHGKDVVIDCNVIIEGDVKLGNNVIIGAGCILKDCCIDDDSIISPYSIIEHSTIAQQCTIGPFARLRPGSELDEQVHVGNFVELKKAHLGKATKAGHLSYLGDSEIGSNVNIGAGTITCNYDGANKFKTIIEDDVFVGSDTQLIAPVKVGKGATIAAGTTVTNNVNDNDLVVSRVRQKQFSGWKRPTKVNNEG
- the typA gene encoding translational GTPase TypA produces the protein MIENLRNIAIIAHVDHGKTTLVDKLLKQSGTLDNLRGDDNERIMDSNALEKERGITILAKNTAIDWNDYRINIVDTPGHADFGGEVERVMSMVDSVLLLVDAMDGPMPQTRFVTQKAFAYGLKPIVVINKVDRPGARPDWVVDQVFDLFVNLGATDEQLDFPIVYASALMGIAGLDHEDMAEDMTPLFEAIVKHVEPPKVDLDGPFQMQISQLDYNNYVGVIGIGRIKRGRVKPNQQVTIVDSEGNKRTGKVGQVLGHLGLQRYEAEVAEAGDIIALTGLGELGISDTICDNSCVEALPPLTVDEPTVTMFFNVNSSPFAGKEGKFVTSRQILERLKKELVHNVALRVEETPDPDAFRVSGRGELHLSVLIENMRREGYELGVSRPKVIFKEIDGKRQEPFEQVTLDIEEQHQGSVMEALGLRKGDLTNMLPDGKGRVRLDYVIPSRGLIGFRTEFMTMTSGTGLLYSTFSHYDDVRPGEIGQRINGVMISNGTGKALAYALYSLQDRGKLFLGHGAEVYEGQIIGIHTRSNDLTVNCLTGKKLTNMRASGTDEATTLSPPVKMSLEQALEFIDDDELVEVTPLSIRLRKRHLTENDRKRAFRNNNKD
- a CDS encoding RnfABCDGE type electron transport complex subunit B encodes the protein MQEVIMQTKQQYKAFIDEENCIGCGKCIRVCPTDAIVGSKQVLHTILPQLCTSCSNCINTCPTDCITLSTLGTALSENEELQLTEKKQQRLNYNQLVPPTILFPRTMAVNHSNQTSQQDRKQSIADAIARVKAKKNLAK
- the glmS gene encoding glutamine--fructose-6-phosphate transaminase (isomerizing): MCGIVGAVTKREIAEILLEGLKRLEYRGYDSAGLAIISPEGELQRVRRVGKVQTLKDAVEAHPLKGSIGIAHTRWATHGEPAEHNAHPHVSGFITVVHNGIIENFEPLREQLIAKGYQFRSETDTEVIAHLIHDIIATEDCSLFEAVQKAIPQLRGAYGTVIMDTRNPDILVAARSGSPLVIGCGMGENFIASDQLALLPVTRQFIFLEEGDIALISHDTITILDKNYQQVTRPRIESDARYDAGSKAGYNHYMQKEIYEQPNAIKNTLEGRMAHGKVDLSELGDHAENILKQVEHIQIVACGTAYNAGMVARYWFEALAGIPCDVEIASEFRYRNPARRKNSLFITLSQSGETADTLAALRLAKENNYLSTLAVCNVAASTLVREAELVLLTKAGVEIGVASTKAFTTQLTVLLLLVAKLGRLNDMAESTEQAIMHALQTLPNRIEQVLMCEPQIKKLASDFVNKHHTLFLGRGDQYPIAMEASLKLKEISYIHAEAYAAGELKHGPLALIDADMPVIVMAPTNEMLEKLKSNIEEVRARGGQLYVFAEQDAGFVSDDTMHIINLPHIEQITAPIYYTVPTQLLAYHVALIKGTDVDQPRNLAKSVTVE
- the hemG gene encoding menaquinone-dependent protoporphyrinogen IX dehydrogenase; amino-acid sequence: MKVLLLYTTHEKQTFKIMQRIENQLASKCDCDVIELLPSTNIDLTKYQAVLLGCSIRYGFYSKVMKKFIDDNYQQLNKMRSGFFGVNVVARKPHKNTPETNSYTRKFLAKISWQPTIKAVFAGALYYPKYNWFDRNMVRFIMWLGKGDTDVTKPIIEYTDWAKVDQFAALFYTQTCS